DNA sequence from the Bradyrhizobium sp. CIAT3101 genome:
TCCAGGCCGAGTGCCGGGCGCTGATCGTAGGTAATTCATTAGCGAAAAATTGTGAGCGTCGAAACGTGTCGCTCCTTGCTCGCTTCATGACATTCTAAAGAACTCTCTCGCGTTCTTGGAAAGAACTCCGATTGCCAAGCGTTCGGCGTCTCGAGATCGAAGGTAGCCGCTCGCAATTTTCTCGCTCAGAACCTCGCCAATGAGTTCGCGCGCGCCTTGAATCGCTGCGAAAGTCTCCTCAATATGCAGGCAATCTCCACCGATCATCATTCGCGATTCATCCGGCAGGACTTCTATAGCTTCGTGCAGCGCGAGCTTGAAATGGGATGGGCTCAACAGAAACGACCAACACAAATCTAACCAGACATTTCGGTACACAAATGCCATTCCCAATAAGTCCCGGCTCCAGGGATACGCCAGATGCATCAGCAGAAAGCGGGTCCGCGGATGACGCTCAATCAACCCGCTAATCCGTAGCGGATGGGAGCCGCTAATGATCGCGGTTCCAAGGTGAGTTTGAACTGGCAGGTCCGCCTGCCCTGCGAGTTGGCAAAACAAGTCCACAACGAAGTCGCTGAAGGCTTTGCGTTCCGCGGTGGACGGCGAGCTTTTCCCCCACGCCTTCCGAGCCATTTCCACGTTCGGCTCGTCAAAGCTTAAGTCACGGTCATAGGCGAGCGCGTTCTTGAGCGCAATTTGATTGCGCCCGGCACATCCTGCGACGAGCTCGCGAATCGCGGCGCAATAATCGTCGAAAGTCGTCACCTCCATGCCGAGCCGACCAAGCAACGCATGACCGGAATTTCCGTTGTGATCTCGGGAATTAGGGTGCCAACCGAGGGTGAATGCGTTAATGCGCAGGACCGCATCGTAGCTCTCGCCAAGGACAGGGCGGGGATCGAGCAAGGGGTCAAGAAATGGGTCTGTCACGATCCTTTTGATGCCGGCGCGTCCAATTACTTCGCCTGGCCATTTCGCATCCTTGTGGTGTAGGCGGACCAAAGTGTCTACCGCCTCCCAGTTTTCGCGCGTAATGCCGGTCTCAGCGACGCCGTAAAGGTTCGAAACTCCACGAACGAGGTTGCGAACGAATGCGTTTGAGCCACTCTTCTCCAAGAATGGCGCAAGCCTCTCCCAGGTGGTCGGCTCAGTTGCGGCAGATATGATACTGCTGGTCGCCTTGGGTTCGGACGGCAGGACATCGCCTGTCCAAGCCGCATAGCTCTGTTGGAACAGCTTCAGCAGATTTACGTCGCGGCTGAGTGCGACTTCGGCCATGTGATGTTCATGGACATCG
Encoded proteins:
- a CDS encoding amidohydrolase family protein, which encodes MSEAISHFVNACEVIDVHEHHMAEVALSRDVNLLKLFQQSYAAWTGDVLPSEPKATSSIISAATEPTTWERLAPFLEKSGSNAFVRNLVRGVSNLYGVAETGITRENWEAVDTLVRLHHKDAKWPGEVIGRAGIKRIVTDPFLDPLLDPRPVLGESYDAVLRINAFTLGWHPNSRDHNGNSGHALLGRLGMEVTTFDDYCAAIRELVAGCAGRNQIALKNALAYDRDLSFDEPNVEMARKAWGKSSPSTAERKAFSDFVVDLFCQLAGQADLPVQTHLGTAIISGSHPLRISGLIERHPRTRFLLMHLAYPWSRDLLGMAFVYRNVWLDLCWSFLLSPSHFKLALHEAIEVLPDESRMMIGGDCLHIEETFAAIQGARELIGEVLSEKIASGYLRSRDAERLAIGVLSKNAREFFRMS